From the genome of Sphingobacterium kitahiroshimense, one region includes:
- a CDS encoding ZIP family metal transporter, translated as MSAIILVSILFFSALASGLAVFFVKRNNTNLLKLILSFSGAYLFAITVLHLIPHVYQTRTTDAEILGIYVLGGFLFQLVLEQFSQGIEHGHLHHEEGHHHAFPMGIMISLCLHAFLEGMPLAATHQTELVFGIAIHHIPAAFALGSLLISTHLSKKSITTLLIVFAAMTPLGFSFSKAISTGEIGNIQQYFDKIMAVVIGIFLHISTTILFESGSADHHKFNKKKMIAVFVGVAIALMNFLFDGHGHSHSSSEDTQEINHDGHDHSHDHHDH; from the coding sequence ATGAGCGCAATCATCTTAGTAAGTATTCTTTTTTTCTCTGCATTAGCAAGTGGTTTAGCAGTGTTCTTTGTAAAAAGAAACAATACGAATTTACTTAAATTAATTCTATCATTTAGTGGTGCCTATCTGTTTGCCATCACGGTACTGCATTTAATACCGCACGTCTATCAGACACGTACTACAGATGCAGAAATTTTAGGAATATATGTATTAGGAGGATTCTTATTCCAACTGGTGCTAGAACAGTTCTCGCAAGGAATCGAACATGGACATCTTCATCATGAAGAAGGCCATCATCATGCTTTTCCTATGGGAATTATGATCAGTTTATGTTTACATGCATTTTTGGAAGGGATGCCTTTAGCTGCTACCCATCAAACAGAGCTGGTTTTTGGAATAGCAATCCACCATATACCTGCTGCATTTGCATTAGGAAGTTTATTGATCAGTACACATCTTTCTAAAAAGAGTATTACGACACTGTTAATTGTTTTCGCTGCGATGACACCTCTGGGATTCTCTTTCAGTAAAGCAATAAGTACCGGTGAAATTGGTAATATTCAACAGTATTTTGATAAAATAATGGCTGTTGTCATCGGTATATTCCTACACATATCGACAACAATATTATTTGAATCTGGCTCAGCAGATCATCATAAATTCAATAAAAAGAAAATGATAGCCGTATTTGTCGGTGTTGCAATTGCTTTGATGAATTTTTTATTTGACGGCCACGGTCACAGCCATTCTTCTTCAGAGGATACGCAAGAAATCAATCATGATGGTCATGACCACAGTCATGACCATCATGATCACTAA
- the feoB gene encoding ferrous iron transport protein B: MNNPIIALLGNPNVGKTSLFNRITKLNQKVGNYPGITVEKREGSLTANNKTYKIIDLPGTYTLFPNSLDEEVVFNILVDQQHKLKPNLIVVVGEPSNLKRSIILYQQARELGLPAIFVINMIDEATTKGIQIDIPKLESLLKTKVFLTNARNGEGIEKLIKAFDSIPPLYIGNFSIPAQYVTPVEEAKKLFPLEHEYNTWQYLAKGNVEFLSEEKNNALESIRKQHNLTPQVLQKEESIQRNKNLEHALSTIVSKDIDSKSVTNGIDKILLHPILGYLIFFGVLFLIFQGIYNWSGPAMDFIDTQFADLAAYVQSVLPAGPLPDLLSNGIIKGIGGIVIFVPQIVILYIFISLMEETGYMSRVVFLMDRWLRPFGLNGKSVIPLISGVACAVPAVMSARNIENSKERLVTMLVTPFMTCSARLPIYIVIIGLVIPDTKFLGFNIQGIILFALYILGILAALGSAWLLNKIIKTKHKSFLIFELPTYKFPDWKNLFLNVWDKSSSFVFGAGKIILAISVILWALGSFGPGDKFKNAEEIVTQNNPSLSQEDLDHEISSYKVEHSYLGYLGMVIEPIVEPLGYDWKMGIGLISSFAAREVFVGTMATVYSIGDDADIEDDASKRTILSKMRAEVNRNTGLPAYNLASGVSLLLFYAFAMQCMSTIAIVKKETASWKWTLIQVGFMTGLAYIAALIAYQALK, translated from the coding sequence ATGAACAATCCTATTATTGCACTTTTGGGGAATCCAAATGTGGGTAAAACATCGCTGTTTAATCGTATTACGAAACTCAATCAGAAAGTTGGAAATTATCCCGGTATCACCGTTGAGAAACGCGAAGGCTCGTTAACGGCAAACAATAAAACATATAAAATCATTGATTTACCCGGTACTTACACCTTATTTCCAAACTCTTTGGATGAAGAAGTTGTATTCAATATACTTGTCGATCAACAACACAAGCTTAAACCAAATTTAATTGTTGTTGTCGGTGAACCGTCCAACTTAAAGAGATCAATTATTCTCTATCAACAAGCACGAGAACTTGGATTACCTGCCATTTTTGTCATTAATATGATTGATGAAGCAACTACAAAAGGTATTCAAATTGATATTCCAAAATTGGAGTCCCTATTAAAGACTAAAGTTTTTTTAACAAATGCACGTAATGGTGAGGGAATTGAAAAATTGATCAAAGCTTTTGATTCAATTCCACCACTATATATTGGAAACTTTAGTATTCCCGCACAATATGTTACACCTGTTGAGGAAGCAAAAAAACTATTCCCTCTGGAACACGAGTACAATACATGGCAGTATTTAGCAAAAGGTAACGTAGAATTTCTATCTGAGGAAAAAAATAATGCTCTAGAAAGTATTAGAAAACAGCATAATCTAACTCCACAGGTATTACAAAAAGAAGAATCCATTCAGCGTAATAAGAATTTAGAACATGCATTAAGTACAATCGTATCAAAAGATATCGATTCGAAAAGTGTTACGAATGGTATTGATAAAATCTTATTACACCCTATTTTAGGTTATCTGATTTTCTTTGGGGTTCTGTTTTTGATATTTCAGGGTATTTATAACTGGTCTGGACCAGCCATGGATTTCATTGATACGCAATTTGCCGATTTAGCGGCTTATGTGCAGAGTGTCTTACCTGCAGGACCACTTCCAGATCTATTATCCAATGGTATTATCAAGGGAATTGGCGGTATCGTTATTTTTGTTCCCCAAATTGTGATCTTATATATTTTTATATCATTGATGGAAGAAACAGGCTATATGAGCCGTGTAGTATTCTTAATGGACCGTTGGTTAAGACCTTTTGGACTTAATGGTAAATCAGTTATTCCATTGATCTCAGGTGTCGCTTGTGCTGTTCCTGCTGTAATGTCTGCACGAAACATTGAAAATAGTAAAGAACGTCTGGTAACGATGTTAGTAACACCGTTTATGACCTGTTCTGCACGATTACCAATTTACATTGTTATCATTGGTTTAGTCATTCCTGACACTAAATTTCTTGGGTTCAATATTCAGGGTATTATCTTATTTGCACTTTATATTTTGGGCATTTTAGCGGCTCTTGGTTCAGCATGGTTATTGAATAAAATTATTAAGACAAAACATAAATCTTTCTTAATTTTCGAATTACCAACTTATAAATTCCCGGACTGGAAAAATTTATTTTTAAATGTTTGGGACAAATCATCCAGTTTCGTTTTTGGCGCAGGTAAAATCATCTTAGCCATATCTGTCATACTTTGGGCGCTTGGAAGTTTTGGTCCTGGTGATAAATTTAAAAATGCAGAAGAAATTGTAACGCAGAATAATCCGTCGCTATCGCAAGAAGATCTCGATCATGAAATATCTTCTTATAAGGTGGAACACTCCTATTTAGGATATCTGGGCATGGTAATTGAACCTATTGTAGAACCATTGGGGTATGATTGGAAAATGGGAATTGGTTTGATATCTTCATTTGCAGCGCGTGAGGTCTTTGTTGGAACAATGGCTACCGTTTATAGCATTGGTGATGATGCAGATATTGAAGATGATGCTTCTAAAAGAACAATCTTAAGTAAAATGAGAGCTGAGGTAAACAGAAATACAGGTTTACCTGCCTATAATCTTGCTTCAGGTGTTTCCCTTTTACTATTTTATGCCTTCGCAATGCAATGTATGAGTACAATAGCAATTGTAAAAAAAGAAACAGCATCTTGGAAATGGACTTTAATTCAAGTAGGATTTATGACAGGCTTAGCTTATATAGCAGCTTTAATCGCCTATCAAGCATTAAAATAA
- a CDS encoding MarR family winged helix-turn-helix transcriptional regulator, with translation MKIDEAIQVKKFSTEWQRATVNLLYTSNWVTAVLEKRAEQKQITLRQFNVLRILRGQFPKPVTNNLIKSRMLTNTPDISRLIDRLVLKGLVDRCKSNEDKRAVNLLITELGLKILEELEQEMLLSDILPNHLSEAECTQLNELLDKFRGSLEPETKTN, from the coding sequence ATGAAAATTGATGAAGCCATACAAGTGAAAAAATTTAGTACGGAGTGGCAACGTGCCACTGTTAACCTATTGTACACAAGTAATTGGGTAACTGCAGTTTTGGAGAAGAGGGCAGAACAAAAGCAAATTACATTACGTCAATTCAATGTGTTACGGATATTGCGGGGACAATTTCCGAAACCGGTTACTAATAATTTGATAAAATCTAGAATGCTGACGAATACGCCTGATATTTCGAGGTTGATAGACCGATTGGTTTTAAAAGGACTAGTCGATCGCTGTAAGTCAAATGAAGATAAACGTGCAGTCAACTTATTAATAACAGAATTAGGGCTTAAAATTCTCGAAGAACTAGAACAAGAAATGCTTCTGAGTGATATTCTCCCGAATCATTTATCGGAAGCTGAATGTACCCAATTAAATGAACTCTTGGATAAATTTCGAGGAAGTTTAGAACCTGAAACCAAAACTAATTAG
- a CDS encoding FeoA family protein, whose protein sequence is MRDKSSLDKLKKGQKAIIVDLNSNDIPAKFYEMGFLPGTEIEVKHIAPLNGPICLNIIASNSLIAIRKSEAKVIIIDPK, encoded by the coding sequence ATGCGCGATAAATCTAGTTTAGACAAGCTTAAAAAGGGACAAAAAGCTATAATAGTTGATTTGAATTCGAATGACATTCCCGCTAAATTTTATGAAATGGGATTCCTTCCCGGAACCGAAATTGAAGTCAAACATATTGCCCCTTTAAACGGTCCAATCTGTCTAAATATAATTGCTAGTAACTCATTGATTGCTATCAGAAAGTCTGAAGCCAAAGTAATCATTATCGATCCAAAATAA
- a CDS encoding phosphatase PAP2 family protein — protein MIDQIVHIDQEIFLAINQGLSNPVFDWLLPILRNPYTWAPLYLFLVIFFIKTYGKTGILIVVMTLATFGASDAVSSHLIKKSVKRVRPCNDIVFKEEVNIRVRCGSGFSFTSSHATNHFALAFFWIALFRRKWKHAMWLCITWATLISVSQIYVGVHYPFDILCGAILGILIGMATGYIFKKLKPEFFNPVIAK, from the coding sequence ATGATTGACCAAATAGTACATATTGATCAAGAAATTTTTTTAGCCATTAATCAGGGATTAAGTAATCCGGTATTTGACTGGCTACTTCCAATTTTAAGAAATCCATATACTTGGGCTCCTTTATACCTCTTTTTAGTTATTTTCTTTATTAAAACATATGGTAAAACGGGCATCCTGATTGTTGTTATGACATTAGCTACATTCGGAGCTTCTGATGCAGTCTCTTCTCACTTAATCAAGAAATCAGTTAAACGGGTTCGTCCTTGCAATGATATCGTATTTAAAGAAGAGGTCAATATCCGTGTGAGATGTGGTTCAGGCTTTAGCTTTACCTCTTCTCATGCCACCAATCATTTTGCTTTAGCATTTTTCTGGATCGCATTATTCAGAAGAAAATGGAAGCATGCGATGTGGTTATGTATCACATGGGCAACATTAATTTCTGTTTCACAGATATACGTGGGTGTTCACTATCCGTTTGATATCTTATGTGGAGCAATTTTAGGGATACTGATCGGTATGGCAACCGGATATATCTTTAAGAAACTAAAACCAGAATTCTTTAATCCCGTTATAGCGAAATGA